Proteins co-encoded in one Rattus rattus isolate New Zealand chromosome 5, Rrattus_CSIRO_v1, whole genome shotgun sequence genomic window:
- the Ndufaf1 gene encoding complex I intermediate-associated protein 30, mitochondrial, producing the protein MASIHKLLRGTYIHRNFLRPRAAVPPFVGNHFVDYSSSSLQKQVASANKVSQQGKTEEGLQGHDHKEVALDVPSSDRTPEVSFDKAIRDEAMEHFRRLKDEIVAHVRGPDGRPLHEVIMEQARVVWQFREKEDLDKWIVTSDKTIGGRSEIFLKMSKNNRSALLYGTLSSEAPQDGESNQSGYCAMISRIPRGAFERKLSYDWSQFNTLYLRVRGDGRPWMVNIKQDTEFIQKKNQMYSYFMFTRGGPYWQEVKIPFSKFFFSNQGRIRDVQGPLILDKISSIGFTLSDKVDGPFFLEIDFIGVFTDPAHTEEFAYENSPVLNPRLFK; encoded by the exons ATGGCTTCTATTCACAAATTACTGAGAGGTACTTATATTCATAGAAACTTCCTGAGGCCAAGGGCTGCAGTACCTCCATTTGTGGGTAATCACTTTGTAGACTATTCTTCCAGTAGTCTTCAGAAACAAGTGGCTTCTGCTAACAAAGTCTCCCAGcagggaaagactgaagaaggCTTACAAGGACATGACCACAAAGAAGTTGCTTTGGATGTACCTTCTTCTGACAGGACACCTGAGGTTAGTTTTGATAAAGCAATTAGAGATGAAGCAATGGAACATTTTAGACGTTTGAAGGATGAAATTGTGGCTCATGTGAGAGGTCCAGATGGCCGCCCACTACATGAGGTCATAATGGAACAAGCCAGGGTTGTCTGGCAGTTTCGTGAAAAAGAAGATTTGGATAAGTGGATAGTGACTTCTGATAAGACAATTGGAGGTAGAAGTGAAATATTCTTGAAAATGAGCAAGAACAACCGAAGTGCCCTGCTTTATGGAACTCTGAGCTCTGAGGCGCCTCAGGATGGGGAAAGTAACCAAAGTGGATACTGTGCGATGATCTCCAGGATTCCAAGG GGTGCTTTTGAGAGGAAGCTGTCTTATGATTGGTCCCAGTTCAATACTCTGTATCTCCGAGTCCGTGGGGATGGCCGGCCTTGGATGGTGAATATTAAGCAAGACACGGAGTTTATCCAGAAGAAAAATCAGATGTACAGTTACTTCATGTTCACCCGTGGGGGACCCTACTGGCAGGAAGTCAAG ATTCCTTTctccaaatttttcttttcaaatcaagGAAGGATACGAGATGTACAGGGCCCACTGATACTGGACAAG aTCTCTTCTATAGGATTCACTCTGTCTGATAAGGTGGATGGACCATTCTTTCTGGAAATAGATTTCATTGGTGTATTTACTGATCCAGCCCATACAGAAGAATTTGCTTATGAGAATTCTCCAGTTCTTAACCCAAGACTTTTCAAATAG